A window of Fusarium musae strain F31 chromosome 1, whole genome shotgun sequence genomic DNA:
GCCAGGGTGACGAATGGCATGAGTTCCCACTAGCCCAGCCGCGCGTGTATGCATGTGAGAACTGTAAATAGCCGAGGTATTGGAAGTACCTACCTCCTGTACTTACCTCACTCACCCTCCACTGAGGTGCCCCATCGCACCTACAACCttgccttaattaataaagcagGTACCTGCTTGCACTTTTCGTTTCTTAGGTAGGTTGGcaatacctaggtacttaggtaacttggtGCAACACCTCAGATTAAGTAGGTACCCCTATACCTTTTAAGATATCGACCTCCCTTCGCTGTCACGAGATAGCATATCCTACCTCCTCTTGGCCACTGACAAGCTACGATACTGGAGCCTCATGATTGCCAATGCCAACGCACCAATGTACATAGTCATAGCTCATGCACTGCCATCGCATATATTATTCAATAGCAATGGTCCTTAAGATTCAATGTAATCAAGACGTCGTTTAACAGCTAGCATACAAAGTAACCCTCTACAATTGCAGTTGGTCATGTCCAGCTTGGTGGGTAGATATACAGTCACTATCGCACACATCTTCAAAGCTGCTTGTACAGGCGAAACTAACATGGACATAGTCCCTTGTCTCTTTTAACATATGACTACTTGTGCTACGTTGTAAATGGTAAAACAATGGTTGATGGGCGAGTGCCTTTGCGTCGCGTcgcttgatcttgtcaactCGACTGCTCAACCCCTTTCCTCACAACCAGACGACTCTGATTCTTTAACTGCTCTACTTGTCGCTACCTTTAGCAAATACTGTCAAAGATTTTAAGGCTAAACTATTTAGAAACCACTGGGACATTCTCAATGGTGGCATTGCACTTAGCTCTGGGGTTTGCCACTGGATGTGCACCAAGTCATTCCCCTACCAAACGTCCGCTATTACCTAGGCAATAGAAATCCACACCTAGGCCTCACCTACTACCGCTCAGATCACCTCGGGTTTCGAAAGTTGCTAGTCTAGatgcttgctgttgctgtccCCGCACCCAAGTTTACTAGGCTACCGGCCTAGCCTGTCCGACCACGCTTTCTCGATGCTTGTCCGCTCGAGGAAGCACGGGGAACAGAGGCGGATATTCCGACGCCCCATTTGTCCATTGTTGCCAAAGTACAACCAAACATCATTGCCATCTAGTCAATGTGATAGTAGATGGATGATATCAATGTAGTTTCATCCCTTCCATAGTTGACACCATCCATCGAGTTGCACCGTCCGTCAACCGAATGACGTACTTGCTAGCCCAGATACTTGGGCCATCCGAGGCTTAGGCCCCCTCTCATCTAAGCTCTGTCGTTCCTATATTGAAGCTCGTATGCAATGGCACACACACTGTTATCTTGACGGAGCTCAAACTCCGAGAAGAGTGCGTTGAGGTCAATCTCGGTAAGGCTGCCGCCCAGAAAGGCCGTGCTAAGTGCTGCACTTTATTTTATGTGAAGGCGAAGAGGAAACCCAATGCTGAGTCTGAGACTTTATTTGGCTTCTTCTGAAGCCTCCGAAGGTCGAGGATGGCTGGTGGCAGGCACAGCGTGGTTAGCTTGGGGGGTCTGGTGCGTTCCTTGACCGCCATATCCTTTGCTATAGGCATTGCCGCCTCGGTGCTGCCCGCCATACTGGTGGCCCTGCTGTGGGCTTGTGCCAAAGTGTTGAGGCACAGGGCTACTATAACCGCCCCTCACTATACTGGCGTTAGCCGCTTGTTAATGCTCTGCATGGCGATGGGCGTCAGTATGACTTACTTGGACCACCTTGCTGGCCTGGGTTAAAAACAGGCTGGTTGTACTGCACATTTGGGCTCATTCCATACATGGGCTGGCCTTGTTGTGACCCCTGGTGCGCCATCATCGGCGCCGCGGGACGACCAGGGCTGGGATAGCCATTGACACCAGGGACTGGCTGAGGTCCAGAAGGAGGCATGAATTGCGGGTGTCCTCCAGGATACATCATCTGCGGGCCAGGAACCATTCCTTGAGGTCCAGGGATAAATTGTTGCGGCATCATCAATGGACCACCCATCTGACCTTGCTGAGGACTCATGTATTGATGATTATTAGAGAAATTGCGGAACTGATTCATCTGAGGCGTGCCGGGTCCCATGAAGACTGCCTGGTTGTATGGTACTTGCGGCGAATTGTAGGCTACAGGCACGTTGCCGAGGCGGGGTGAAGCAAAAGACTGAGCTGAGTTTGAGTGCATCATGCGGTGGTCGTCGTTTCCATATGGTGGATGGGGAACATGACCATGCTGAGGCGTGTGCATCTGCATAGGGGGCATATGAGGCGAGCCCCGAGGAGCCATGTTCGCGCCTTGCTGGAGGTGGAATGGtagttgatgttggtgtgGAATTTGAGGGACAACATGTTGAGGGTTCGGGGTAGCCAACGCAGGGCCGCCAAATGGCTGGCGTTCGAAGTATTCTTTATAAGTCAAATGCATCGTTGACTCAGGCTTCTCATTATCTTGGAGCTGCCGCCAGGTAGGTAGTGTATCGAAGGATGGGCGCAGGCCGGCGTTTTCGTCCCAGTTTCTCCCTTGAGGAGGTGTCAAGGTCTGGATATGAGACAGTATATAACATTTCTTGACATCAATGGCCTTTGTCTTACGACGGATGAGCTGACCATCGGAAACGCCACTGCTTGCTGGGGCGTCAACATTGTTAGCAGCAGATCGAGGACTCGAGGTTGCACTGGCGTGGCTATTGGGATTGAAAGCAGCCGCGAACGGGCTGGGCCTAAATTCGTGGCTATTCGGGTTCAGCTTTGCGCCCATATGGCTGGGGTTGCCGCTGAGGCGTCGGTTATAGCCAGCTTCGACACCGCTAGCTGGCCCTGTTGGAGGAGCACGGGTTTCCTGACTGGGCGTATGTCCCTGATGGGCTGCAGGAGGCTGAGAGTATTTTTGTTGTTCAACATTGCGTAATCGTTGGGCCAGAGTGCCAGTTTGTTGTTGTGGAGGCACATGGGGACGGTTGTTTCGATATTGCTGCCCATGATAGGGCTGCTGAGCATACTGTTGGCGAGCACCAGGATGGCGAGGTTGTCCCCCGGCTACAGGTGTAGGCTGAGCACCGACAGGACCACGGGCTGCTCGGGTATCACTGGGAGGAGCAGATGCACCAGCCGCGGCACCTTGACCAGACACTTTAGCCTGTGAGTCTTTTGATGGAACAGCCTTCTCCTTAGTCACGGCAgtagccttggccttggccacCTCCTCGGCATTTTTGATAGCCTTAGCTTGGATTTCTTGTTGCTTGAGGGGGTCCTTGGCTATGATGGAGACTAGATCTGTAGGGACTGGGGTTGAGAGTTTGAAAGAGTTGGCaaacttcttcaactctgTCAACTTGACCTCCTTGTCCTGCTTGGCTTTGTTGCTTCTAGCCTTCTCGGCGTTCTGTCGTTGCTGGCTAGCAAATGTTTTGAATTCCTTCAACACATCGTGTTCAACTGTGGAGGTAGCACTGGGAGTAGGAGCAGCCTGACTTCCAGGAGCCGGGGCAGCTTTGGCGGTGTCGCTTGGCTTAGTCTCAGCTCCCTTTCCAGTAGCAGGCTTTGATTCATTGATCGAGGGCTCTGTGACCTTGACTTCTGTCGGAGCCTTCGGCGCATCGGTTTTCGGAATTGATCCGTTCTTGATAGCGTCGGAGGACTGAACCTTGGACTCCTCAGAGGCTGACAGAGCCTGTTTCTTGGGCGGTGCTTTGATCTGGGAAGAAATGATTGCAGGGTCAATAGGGGCGCCTTTGACACTAGATTGAGCCGCGGGTGCCCGCTTGGCTGGTGGAGTGTACTTGTTCTCACGCCCAGCAGACAGAGGCGGGAAGTCTTGACGCCGAACACCGCTGTATCTGTAGGAGAATTATGGTTAGCCATACGAAGAAATGGCTGGGAAATGGATAGGTacttgtcctcttcatcacctccatcatctccgcCGACGTAGTCCATGATACGTTCCTCAGCCACGTGAGCAGTAGTGGGCGCGCTGCGTTCAATTTCGCGCGCCTTCCTATCTGCTGCAGCTATCCTCTCTCTGTATTCTGGGTGGTTTTTGTCAATAGCAGTAGTATAGAAGTTCTCATCGTAATTGGTTTTCAGTCCAAAGAGCCTCTCGTTCTCGGCGAACTGGTCCCAATTACCGCTACCGCTAGACTTCTCAAGGCTACCATTGAAAGAATCGTTCGAATCGGGGACCCAAGGTTGAAGAACCCGCTCGTTACCGAATCGATTTTTGGAGATGGCAGTATCGGTTCGGAATGCAGCCCGGCCTCCTATATCACACAGAATTAGATAGCTCTTGCTCGAAAAGACTGAAAAACAAACCATTCTGTTTGCCCCCAGACCCCCCACCAGCTATTCCATCCTTCTTCGGAACGGGCATATTCAAGAACGCTCCAGTCGTTATGTAAATTCTTAAAAAAGAGCCAAGTTTAACAAAGCTCGGCCACCATTCAGGTATCCAGAAAGAAACTCAAGTGACGATGTGGGGTGATTGTGGATATTTCGTTTGGGGTCGCAGAAGGACGGGAAGCGAATTCGTGACTCTGAATAGACGCCGATGTTAGCCTCCCAAGCGCTGTAAAGTCTCTCTGTTCAGAAGCAAAtgggagagagaaaagataTAAGCAGTATATCATCAGAGGCCTAGTTCTGTTACTATGACATGACGACAGTGGACTACACGAAGATCGTGGGGTTTGGGGATGATCGATAAGGGGAAATACCAAATCGACTTGGTAGAGGGGGAAAGATGGGTATAATGCAACGACTTACTTTGCGATAGCTTGAGGAGATCAATGCAATAGTCGGGCGATACGATGACTACCTTATGGAGCTGGGCTGGGTCTGCTGGGCCAAGGCCAAAGCTATGGTAAACTTGCGAAAGGCTCACTTCTGACTCAATGCTGCGAAGGTTAGTAACTGTATGCATACATTCATATGTAGAGCTGTTTCTGATCCACTAGATAGATTTCCGGCGAGCGCTGTGTGCTTGGGAgtataaaagataaagggAGAGAGGAGAAATAGTAGGGAGGCCAAACCGAGCAGTTGTGTGAGGAGAAGCGAAAAGGCGGCTCCAACGAAAACACTGTCAGGAAAACGGGCGAAGAAAGCGAAAGACGATGGGGTTCGAGTGGTTTTACCTCGCGGGGTCTAtagagaaagggaaaaaatCCAGATGCAATGATCTAGAGCGTCGTCCAGCTCGCGTATCGTTAAAATTGCCTTGCAATGGGCATTAGAGCATGGAGCGGATGCGCAAAAGGAGAGTTTGAGTCGTGGTTGGAAGGGAGAGTCGAGACGATGAGCGACGAGGTCTTGGTGGTAGTTGAATTGGTGGTTGAGGCTTGGGCACTGAACCTTTACTCCGAGAGGTACCTAcgtctaggtaggtaggtacttaggtaggtacctaggggATGGCACAGTACAGGACAGAACAACACAGTAGGTGGAGGCCACGGCAGTATGCTTAACGGCGGGATGGTCGAAGGGTCTCCTCTGTTGCTATTCTGCTGGACGAGAACCCTCTCTTTTAGTTTGTTCTGGGACACAGCCGCGGAAAGGCTTTTCCCTCCCGGTACCGGGTCCCCTGTTTAACCTCTAATTGTCGTGGGCGTCGTGCTTGGCCAGTGTCGTGTGTCTAAATGCCTGTACAGTTGAAAATACTGTGGATCGCTCTCGAATGGTGTGTCTTGTGAGTGGTTTCCCTAAACCCAACCTTTCCATGACATCCATCCTCTTGATAAGTTACCTAGGTTATGCGGGTATGTTTTAAAGCATGATCCATCATGTCGTATAGCAATCGTCAACTTGAACAATCGAGAACAAATCAAAATATGCACAATCGCCCGGAGTTGCAATGAAATAATGCGCAGTCTAGATCTTACCCCAGTTCCATTTTCTTTATGCTATCCAGCAGGTAATTAGTCCAGTTGTGATTGTGCTTCTCCTACGTAGCGTCGTAGTACAGACATATACGCAAGGTAGTAGGTAAGTATGAATGAAAGCTTACGGAGTACACGCTTGTTGTTATAAAAGTGGGCGTTGCTGGGGATGCAGTAGGGATACATCAGTGCGCATAACCCGCATGGGTCTTGAATCTTCAGCGCTTACTGTGATATTCGGCTTCCATTAAGGTATCATCAGAACACATGCAAAGCTCCAATGCATACTATGTAGCCAAACACAAGACAAGAGGGGCTATATTGGTGTAGGCGCAGTGTTGGTACAACTCGTGTACCCACGAATACGATGCTGACAGCAAGTTTGGGGCCAACGACTGGTTTTCAAACGTATGAGTGGCTGTAACCTGACCGGTTCTGGCTTCGCCGAGTTGCATAGGTACGAACGTTTCCAACGGCAGGATGTCTGGCGAGAACCCAGAGTTTAGTCTGGTATCTTCAGCATTGCGGTCCTTACCTACGGGTTGACTGGTAAAGCTGACATTGAGCCCCCACAACTTTTTATCAAAGCATACATCGGCAAAAGCAACCCTTTGAGATGCTACCTTTGAATGCAATGCAGCAGATCAGACTCGATCTGTCTTTGCGAGAGATACGCGTCACCAAGCTCATGTAACATAAAATTCATGGTGGTGAACAAAGGGGCCTATAATGGATCAAAGGATTTCTACTACAAATATTCACAAAGAGGTCAGCCTCTCCCACATGACTTCTAAACTGTTGGTACAggttcttttctctcttggACCTCCAATTATACTCGCAGACCAATCTCCTCGGCATAGGGCAGCACGAACAAATCACCGACAGTTGAAACGGTGGCCTTGCCCTCAAGGAGAGTCTTGGCAGCCTGTCAAAGAAAGTATTAGTCTTATGGAATATTTGACAAAATTCGGGTCAGTTCTTACAGTTTTAATGGATTCAGCGGAGACACCATCGATAGCCTTGGCAATGGCAGCAGAGTCATAAGGCTTGCCGCTATTGACGATACCAGAGCCAGCAAGGGCGATGCTGGGTTGGCGGAGCTGGTTCTGGTTCAGAAGGTTAAACTTGGCGTAGGCAGCGGCCTTCTTGACGTCCTCCTGGCTCGCTTGGCCATCTGCTATGCTCTTGAGCACCTTAACAGTCTCCTCAGCACCCTTACGGACAGAGGGAGCAGGACCACTGAGCTGAACAGTAAGGAGGCCAGCATCGGAATAGATTAGGTTGGAGGTGTTGACAGTAAGACCGGAGGTACCAGCAGTGGCCTTGGCCAGGAGGCTAAAGCCAGGAGCCCACTTGATGGTGGACTGACCACCAAGGAGAGTAGCCAGCACAGCGTGCTCCGGCTTGGTAGAGTCGTAACCGGAGCCGGGGAAAGCAATAACAATAGAGTTGCCAGCACTAGAGCTTGTTCGTTGCTCACCACCAAAGTACTTGGTGGCTTCCGTCTTGAGATTTTGGCCACTTCGAGGGGCAGAAGGCACGTCCTTGAAGAACTGGCCAACCCACTTGGAGAGAGAATCGGGAGAGGCACCGTCGGCAATAAGAGCAATGTTGGGCTTAGCGTAAGCAACGTCGGCGTAGCTAGCAATGTACTCCTCGTTCAAGTACTTCTGGTAAGGAGTGGAGGAGCTGGGGAGGAGGGAGGAGCCGAGACCAGTGTGGAAGGCGATAGCGTGGGCGTTGTCGAGAGCAGTGGCGGCGACGTCGGCGTTGAGGACAGCCTGCTTGGCGTGGAGAACACGCTCAACATCCTCGTGGAACTCGTGAGCTAGCGATCCTCGTTAGTATAGCCCAGATGCGTATGTAGTGTACGGTTGAATGTTTACTCACTGGTATACTTGGTCAGAGAGATGACCTCAGCGAGGAGCTCGGTGAAGTAAGGCAGATCCTCGCGGAGAAAGCTAGCTTCGACGACAACAGCCTCCCTAGAGTGAGAGGAAGCTAATTGaccaccaagaagctcagaCTCGCGAGTAATGCGAAGAGCAGATCGTCGCTGGGTGTTCTACATGGAGCCAGCAAATTAGCTCAAGTCCTTGATTTCCACTCGATTCTCTCGTCTCTCACCTTGAAGGCAAATTCGGCAAGGCCAACAGAAAGGCCAGGAAGAGGTTGGTAGCGAGTACCGGCCTTGGCCACCACAGCGAGCGTAGTAGTAGGGCCGTGAGCATCCCGCGAGGCGACCTTGAGGCCAGTCACATCCGAGGTCTCGTATGATCCGGTCGAAGCAGCGGCGGCGTAGGTACGTCGCTGGACGCGGCAGGCCTGGCGGGCAGCCTGCTGCGCAGTTCGCGCAAGGGACGATCTCGAGATCATATTCGCGGGTGATGGCGTAGGCAATTGGCGATCCTTCGGCCGTCTAGGTGAAGCAATTGATCTCCAAGAGAAGTGCCTCGTCGAAAAGGTCCCGTCTAATTTTCGGGCTACGGGACGAGTGAGAATGTCACGTGATTGCCCCGGTCAGCCAGATTTCCATCCGCGGCATTGGCTCATCAGTGCGACTTCAGCGACTTGGCGCCAGGGAAAGAATAAATACTAAGTGCcaaggtactaaggtaggtaggtacctacaagTAGTACCTTACTCCGTCGTACCCAGCATTGAAGTTTTGAACCCCACTGAGGACAGGCCTACCAGCAGCTGACTTACAGCAATCAGAGTTGCAGGCAAAAATTGACTTATTAACGATCCATTAGCATTTGCGccggagaaaaaaaaagcatcCCAACCTTGTTGCTCTCTCGACTGCTTTTCCACCCTTTAACCTTACAGCTAGCATTGCTGAAAACGAAACTCTCGATTTATTCTTCTCAGGCTCTCAAttcttcttttataattttatgtCAATCAATGACGTTCCGGTAGCAAGTGTGAAGCTCTAGAGATAGTGAGAGGATCTCTAGGAGCAAGCAATGCTCGTTGTGAGTCGAAGCAGCTCGATTACCATTTAAGATATACCAGCTGACAGCCCCTTCACGGCAGACAAAACATGCCGCTGAGCTTTGTGCTCTCCTAGTCAATGATCTTCATGGCGAACTTCCTTCGGTACGTTATGTTTTATGCCGTAGTTGTCTGGGTACAAGTGAGGTTGTGGGGCTGACTTGCTCGTCGCAAACAGCGAATCTTGAATGCACTGCTCATAAAAGGCCGGTCGACCATTGCGCAACTGGCCCAACATACATCTCTCACACCGCGATACTTACGAAATGGTATCGCTGTTCTGATACAGCAAAATCTTCTTTACCACCACACAGACCCTAATACCGACATCACGTACTACCAAGCCGATGCTGACGCCTGTTACAACCTCGTACGATCAGGGAAGATCTTAGATGTGATTGAAAACCAATACGGCATCGCGGAGCGGGAACTCGCCCAGACTTTGATGCAGCTGGGTCACGCCCGAATCGCCGATCTTTCTCAAGCTTTCGGGTCGAGGGCGCCTAAGCTCAATGGACATGCTAACGGTGAACATAAAACCCACGATGGTCTCATCGAGTCAGAAAGTCACCTGAACTCTGTCCTTGTTCGCCTGATTCGAGCAGAAATCGTCGAGACTGTTCGGCCCGAAAGCTTCCGGAACCCTAAGGATGTCTATCGTGAGATCGAAGACGAAGTCACCAAACCTCGACCAGGCGAAAAGGTCACCAAAGGAAAGATCGAGGCTCAACGCGAGGTCATCGAACGCTCTAGAACATATAGAGACCAGCCCAAGACTTTGAAGCGTCAGCTTGACATGAGCGGGGGTCCCAAGCCAAAGAGACGGAAACTTGTTAATGGAGCAACGCAAAATGGTCATGCATACGATGCTCCAAAGCTGAACGTAAGAGCGCCCAATTATTTACGATTTGATTTCCCGACTGACATTTGACAGCCCAATGTGGTGATCAAGATAAACTATGAAAGATGCTTGGTTGAGCTGCGGAACCAGAGACTTGCAGAACTCGCAACAGAAATGCTTGGCGAAGTCACTGGTGAAGTTTACCGCGCAGTGCTCGATCTCTTGACCTCAGATTTTTCGAGGTGCCAGTCTGACCCGCTACTCGATGAAGTGACTCCTGGACAACAACCAGCTGTGACAACTATCGACATATTTGAGCACCTGGACGAAAATATCAACGTCCAAAATGGGATTGGCAAAACTCCAAGAGAAAAAATTGACTCACAGAGTGCTGAACGGATCAGGGAAACAGCGCCGGAGTCAGACGACGATTCTGACGATTCAGATGCCGGTCCTCCCGGTCGAAGAAAGGCGTTTGACGTTgacgatgaagttgatgaatgGGCTGGCGACAACCATGAGGGTACAGCTAATggggaacaagaaaacagaGTAAGATTTGAAGATACTACGAATGGAAACGAGACCCGAATCTCCCAGATGcgccgtcatcttcttctcctcgcggAAAGCAAGTATCCGTTCATCCGTCACTGTGGGATGTACGGCCGTGGGCAATGGACAGTGGACTTTGGTCGCCTCGTAGGCAAGCTGCGGGAAATCGAACTGGACGCTATTATTGAACAATCCCACGGTCGCCATGGTCTACGCTTGACCCGCATTCTTCGAGAGAAGGgcaagcttgatgagaaaATGCTTCCAGCCGCCGCGCTCATGAAGAAGGGTGACGTGCAAGGCAAAATGCTCGCGATGCAGATGGCAGGTATAGTGGATGTTCAAGAAGTGCCCAAAGATAGCAGCCGACTTGCCAATCgaaccctcttcttctggtatTTTGACAAAGAGCGAACCCAAACACAGGCACTGGATGACATTTACAAGGCTATGCTCCGATGCCTTCAAACCTTAGAGGTGGAGCGCCACAAGGAACGAAACATTCTTTCGTTTGTTGAGAGGAAGGACGTGCAAGgcaaagaagaggaggtcATGACCACAGAGCATTACAACAAATACAACAGGCATCTGGGAGTGCAGGACAAGCTTCTCGGTCAAGTCATGAGGCTAGATGAGTTGGTATCTGTGCTTCGTGATTACTGAGGAGTAGAAGGAGACGCCAATGCGTGTATATCTTCCTCAGCTCGAACCTCGCTTGGAATTGGCGGTTGGCGTGGATATCAGGTACTGACGTTGGGTACGGTTTGGCCTCATATCATCTCTGCATCCATATTTTAGATAGCAACTCACGAAAAGAACGCATTGAATcgccttttttcttttcctcttttcttttgaCATTTTTCTCGCCTTTGCTTCGTGACTTCGTGACCGTTTGatttgttgttgaaggtAGGACTTCGCGAAGTGTTGTGTGTGAGATGGCCATCAGCATGCATGTTCATATGGTCAGTAAGATATCGCTAACCTGTAGGCTGGTCTCTCTACCTGGTAATGCGTATTTGCTTACAGGGGAACTTTATGTTAGTTCTTGTAATAGAAGAAAGCCCGTACTCCAATTTCTATATCACTTTGCCCCCGGTAGTTTCTTTTGTTACTTCGAGACTATGACTTTGAGGCTAGAATATGGAGTTCTCGGCCTCCGGGAACGGCAGTATCCGGCTATCATGGCGTTACCTTCGCGATAAATATGAACCTTTTAAGTTTTCCTGGGTTCATCAGATGAAGACGGTTATAGAGGAACCGTCGCGGCTATAGGGTACCGTGATTATTTGTTAGTGGCTTGTAAAATAAACTGTGGCTCATGCTTGGCCGCTGTTGAGGGTCGGGATTCAAGAGTGGAGTCTCTCAAATCGCACCAGAGAAAAATCCAATGAAAcccgtactccgtagacgGATAGCTACTAAATCAAAGCTCCACGATTCTCCGACGtcggtacggagtacatacaACCGCAAATACGCCAGGGATTTAGCAAGGGCCAGGGGATTCCTAGGAACTAAAAAGAGATAAGTGCACTGAGCGACAGGAAAAATTTCCCAAGCAGCCAGCTCTTGAGTCTTATACCCGAACTCTTGCTCTCGCGACAAGCTCACGACTCCATTTTCCAAGTTTCTTGAAAAGTCTTGGGAAATACTGACAAAGAAGCGGCCTGATCTGATTCCTATTACTCTGCCCCATCAAGATGTCTCCCCCCGTCGCTCCTGGTCGCGAGAAGGAGTCTGGCCTGGCTCGTGTCCTCGGCTCCGGTACGTTTCACTCCAATTGAAACAGGCGAGAGTCCATGCTATTGCTTTACGGTTTCCTGCAATCAATATCTCTAGTTCGAGCTGACAAGATCTTTACAGGTTCCGCTGGTATTGCTGAGTTGGCCGTCTTCCATCCTGTACGGAACCCCACCTCTCTTGAGCACAAACAAT
This region includes:
- a CDS encoding hypothetical protein (BUSCO:EOG09262HQM) is translated as MPVPKKDGIAGGGSGGKQNGGRAAFRTDTAISKNRFGNERVLQPWVPDSNDSFNGSLEKSSGSGNWDQFAENERLFGLKTNYDENFYTTAIDKNHPEYRERIAAADRKAREIERSAPTTAHVAEERIMDYVGGDDGGDEEDKYSGVRRQDFPPLSAGRENKYTPPAKRAPAAQSSVKGAPIDPAIISSQIKAPPKKQALSASEESKVQSSDAIKNGSIPKTDAPKAPTEVKVTEPSINESKPATGKGAETKPSDTAKAAPAPGSQAAPTPSATSTVEHDVLKEFKTFASQQRQNAEKARSNKAKQDKEVKLTELKKFANSFKLSTPVPTDLVSIIAKDPLKQQEIQAKAIKNAEEVAKAKATAVTKEKAVPSKDSQAKVSGQGAAAGASAPPSDTRAARGPVGAQPTPVAGGQPRHPGARQQYAQQPYHGQQYRNNRPHVPPQQQTGTLAQRLRNVEQQKYSQPPAAHQGHTPSQETRAPPTGPASGVEAGYNRRLSGNPSHMGAKLNPNSHEFRPSPFAAAFNPNSHASATSSPRSAANNVDAPASSGVSDGQLIRRKTKAIDVKKCYILSHIQTLTPPQGRNWDENAGLRPSFDTLPTWRQLQDNEKPESTMHLTYKEYFERQPFGGPALATPNPQHVVPQIPHQHQLPFHLQQGANMAPRGSPHMPPMQMHTPQHGHVPHPPYGNDDHRMMHSNSAQSFASPRLGNVPVAYNSPQVPYNQAVFMGPGTPQMNQFRNFSNNHQYMSPQQGQMGGPLMMPQQFIPGPQGMVPGPQMMYPGGHPQFMPPSGPQPVPGVNGYPSPGRPAAPMMAHQGSQQGQPMYGMSPNVQYNQPVFNPGQQGGPMRGGYSSPVPQHFGTSPQQGHQYGGQHRGGNAYSKGYGGQGTHQTPQANHAVPATSHPRPSEASEEAK
- a CDS encoding hypothetical protein (MEROPS:MER0003544) is translated as MISRSSLARTAQQAARQACRVQRRTYAAAASTGSYETSDVTGLKVASRDAHGPTTTLAVVAKAGTRYQPLPGLSVGLAEFAFKNTQRRSALRITRESELLGGQLASSHSREAVVVEASFLREDLPYFTELLAEVISLTKYTTHEFHEDVERVLHAKQAVLNADVAATALDNAHAIAFHTGLGSSLLPSSSTPYQKYLNEEYIASYADVAYAKPNIALIADGASPDSLSKWVGQFFKDVPSAPRSGQNLKTEATKYFGGEQRTSSSAGNSIVIAFPGSGYDSTKPEHAVLATLLGGQSTIKWAPGFSLLAKATAGTSGLTVNTSNLIYSDAGLLTVQLSGPAPSVRKGAEETVKVLKSIADGQASQEDVKKAAAYAKFNLLNQNQLRQPSIALAGSGIVNSGKPYDSAAIAKAIDGVSAESIKTAAKTLLEGKATVSTVGDLFVLPYAEEIGLRV
- a CDS encoding hypothetical protein (EggNog:ENOG41~BUSCO:EOG092610QT); its protein translation is MLVTKHAAELCALLVNDLHGELPSRILNALLIKGRSTIAQLAQHTSLTPRYLRNGIAVLIQQNLLYHHTDPNTDITYYQADADACYNLVRSGKILDVIENQYGIAERELAQTLMQLGHARIADLSQAFGSRAPKLNGHANGEHKTHDGLIESESHLNSVLVRLIRAEIVETVRPESFRNPKDVYREIEDEVTKPRPGEKVTKGKIEAQREVIERSRTYRDQPKTLKRQLDMSGGPKPKRRKLVNGATQNGHAYDAPKLNPNVVIKINYERCLVELRNQRLAELATEMLGEVTGEVYRAVLDLLTSDFSRCQSDPLLDEVTPGQQPAVTTIDIFEHLDENINVQNGIGKTPREKIDSQSAERIRETAPESDDDSDDSDAGPPGRRKAFDVDDEVDEWAGDNHEGTANGEQENRVRFEDTTNGNETRISQMRRHLLLLAESKYPFIRHCGMYGRGQWTVDFGRLVGKLREIELDAIIEQSHGRHGLRLTRILREKGKLDEKMLPAAALMKKGDVQGKMLAMQMAGIVDVQEVPKDSSRLANRTLFFWYFDKERTQTQALDDIYKAMLRCLQTLEVERHKERNILSFVERKDVQGKEEEVMTTEHYNKYNRHLGVQDKLLGQVMRLDELVSVLRDY